One window of the Anolis sagrei isolate rAnoSag1 chromosome 5, rAnoSag1.mat, whole genome shotgun sequence genome contains the following:
- the CCDC71L gene encoding coiled-coil domain-containing protein 71L, protein MKLKRGGALAEEKKKQESANEGCGAFPAPEALAAEKVVHSRAQALSRGGAAKALGDAFKLLVPKSTEFMSSDAELWNFLCSLRHEFSPVILRSKDVYGYASCRAVVPDPPPHSPPHGGRPRRAAARRGRQGARGAAGRSRRRRRGVKRPREEEEETEGRPADAFFPALKVRGSIWNRRSLEAARRKAQRLFRVDLAPFVRLHRLKDS, encoded by the coding sequence atgaAGCTGAAGCGAGGAGGAGCCCTGGctgaggagaagaagaagcaggagagCGCCAATGAGGGATGTGGCGCTTTCCCGGCGCCTGAGGCGCTCGCGGCGGAGAAAGTGGTGCACTCGCGCGCGCAGGCCCTGTCTCGCGGCGGCGCGGCCAAAGCCCTGGGCGACGCCTTCAAGCTGCTGGTGCCCAAGTCCACGGAGTTCATGAGCTCGGACGCggagctgtggaacttcctctgCAGCCTCCGCCACGAGTTCTCGCCGGTCATCCTCCGCAGCAAGGACGTCTACGGCTACGCCTCCTGCCGCGCCGTCGTGCCCGACCCGCCGCCTCACTCCCCTCCTCACGGCGGGAGACCCAGGAGAGCCGCCGCCAGGAGAGGGCGCCAAGGAGCCCGAGGAGCAGCAGGGAGGAGCAGGAGGCGGAGAAGGGGCGTCAAGAGgccccgcgaggaggaggaggagactgagGGCCGCCCCGCAGATGCCTTCTTCCCCGCCCTCAAGGTCCGAGGGAGCATCTGGAACCGCCGCAGCTTGGAAGCCGCCCGGAGGAAAGCCCAGCGCCTCTTCCGCGTCGATTTGGCGCCTTTTGTGAGGCTCCATCGCCTCAAGGATTCCTGA